Proteins from a genomic interval of Demetria terragena DSM 11295:
- a CDS encoding HIT family protein — MSRISIPGGGYTGGKMPRVIREHTAKASCVFCQIVGGQATAEVVLATDELVAFLDQRPVFKGHVLLVPREHIETLLDLPERLHATWVAAQQRLAQAVVEGLGAQGTFVANNNVVSQSVPHLHQHIVPRTKGDGLRGFFWPRHPYAEGEAAAYAERLRAALNAQG; from the coding sequence ATGAGTCGCATCTCGATCCCAGGTGGCGGGTACACCGGCGGGAAGATGCCGCGGGTGATCCGGGAGCACACCGCGAAGGCTTCCTGCGTGTTCTGTCAGATCGTTGGTGGGCAAGCAACCGCCGAGGTGGTGTTAGCAACTGACGAGCTCGTGGCCTTCTTGGACCAGCGGCCTGTCTTTAAAGGGCACGTGCTGCTCGTGCCGCGCGAGCACATCGAGACGCTGCTTGACCTGCCGGAGCGGCTCCATGCGACCTGGGTTGCGGCGCAGCAACGCCTGGCTCAGGCGGTAGTCGAGGGGCTCGGTGCGCAGGGGACCTTCGTGGCCAACAACAACGTGGTGAGCCAGTCGGTGCCGCACCTGCACCAGCACATCGTGCCGCGGACCAAGGGTGATGGCCTGCGCGGCTTCTTCTGGCCGCGGCATCCGTACGCCGAGGGCGAGGCGGCGGCGTACGCGGAGCGGCTGCGCGCAGCCTTGAACGCGCAGGGCTGA
- the rplS gene encoding 50S ribosomal protein L19 translates to MKKFDAIDAASLRSDVPEFRAGDTLEVHVKVVEGTRSRVQVFKGVVIRRHGSGIGETFTVRKISFGVGVERTFPVHSPVIDKIEVATRGDVRRAKLYYLRDLRGKAAKIREKRDTPAAKA, encoded by the coding sequence ATGAAGAAGTTCGACGCGATCGACGCCGCCAGCCTCCGGAGCGACGTCCCCGAGTTCCGTGCGGGAGACACCCTCGAGGTGCACGTGAAGGTTGTCGAAGGTACGCGCAGCCGCGTCCAGGTCTTCAAGGGCGTGGTCATCCGCCGCCACGGTTCTGGCATCGGCGAAACCTTCACCGTCCGCAAGATCAGCTTCGGTGTCGGTGTCGAGCGCACCTTCCCGGTGCACTCCCCGGTGATCGACAAAATCGAGGTTGCCACCCGTGGTGACGTGCGCCGCGCCAAGCTCTACTACCTGCGCGATCTGCGCGGTAAGGCCGCCAAGATCCGCGAGAAGCGAGACACCCCCGCCGCCAAGGCGTGA
- the lepB gene encoding signal peptidase I, producing the protein MQDEPTSEVDANDEAAVKRNPLLLFLREIAIVVSVAVVISFLVKTFLAQPFWIPSGSMNDTLIRGDRVVVSKLTPGPFDLDRGDVIVFEDPGGWLPQVPQDRGPLLKGLEFVGLYPAGDNHLIKRVIGLPGDKVACCDKQGRMTVNGVPIEEPYLHRGDGPSDQKFSITVPAGKVWVMGDHRSNSSDSRFHDNGTGKTGSVPIDKVTGRARTVVWPLDRWDWLDDQKKTFEKVGAS; encoded by the coding sequence ATGCAGGACGAACCCACGTCCGAGGTCGACGCGAATGATGAAGCAGCGGTGAAACGGAACCCGTTGCTGCTGTTTTTGCGTGAGATCGCGATCGTGGTGTCCGTCGCCGTCGTGATCTCCTTCCTGGTCAAGACCTTCCTTGCCCAGCCATTTTGGATTCCTTCGGGGTCGATGAATGACACGTTGATCCGGGGCGACCGGGTCGTCGTCAGCAAGTTGACCCCCGGGCCCTTCGACTTGGATCGCGGCGACGTCATCGTCTTCGAGGACCCAGGTGGCTGGCTTCCGCAGGTGCCCCAAGACCGCGGGCCGCTTCTGAAGGGTTTGGAGTTCGTTGGGCTCTACCCGGCGGGCGATAATCACCTCATCAAACGGGTCATCGGCCTGCCTGGCGACAAGGTCGCCTGCTGTGACAAGCAAGGGCGCATGACCGTTAACGGGGTGCCCATTGAGGAGCCCTACCTTCACCGAGGCGACGGGCCGAGCGATCAGAAGTTCTCGATCACCGTTCCGGCTGGCAAGGTGTGGGTCATGGGTGACCACCGGTCCAACTCCTCCGACTCTCGATTCCATGACAACGGCACGGGTAAAACCGGGTCGGTGCCGATCGACAAAGTGACCGGCCGCGCCCGTACGGTCGTCTGGCCGCTCGATCGCTGGGACTGGCTCGATGACCAGAAGAAAACCTTCGAGAAGGTTGGGGCTTCGTGA
- the lepB gene encoding signal peptidase I produces MTDERPNDQIADTDAVTPADEPAVAPSPPEDAPPRRSGWGRVREYFVVIVIAVGLSFLVKTFLVQPFWIPSGSMENTLVTGDRIVVNKIPGSASDLHRGDIVVFEDPDGWLPPPPETGGVRGVAKSGLQFVGLYPAGEQHLVKRIIGVGGDHVVCCDEKGRLTVNGQPINETYLDAGVKPSLTKFDIRVPKGQLWMMGDNRGNSADSRAHDEDGGGSVGSVPEAKVTGKTLAVVWPFGHIGRPEDASAVFDQVPDP; encoded by the coding sequence GTGACCGACGAACGGCCAAACGACCAGATCGCGGACACCGATGCGGTGACCCCAGCGGACGAGCCGGCGGTGGCGCCGTCACCACCGGAGGACGCGCCACCTCGGCGTAGCGGATGGGGTCGAGTCCGCGAATACTTCGTGGTGATCGTCATCGCCGTCGGGTTGTCCTTCCTGGTCAAAACCTTTCTTGTGCAGCCTTTTTGGATCCCGTCCGGGTCGATGGAAAACACGTTGGTCACGGGTGACCGGATCGTGGTGAACAAGATCCCAGGTAGCGCGAGTGACCTGCACCGCGGAGACATCGTGGTGTTTGAGGACCCCGATGGTTGGCTGCCGCCGCCGCCGGAGACTGGTGGCGTACGCGGTGTTGCGAAGTCTGGGCTGCAGTTCGTCGGCCTCTATCCCGCGGGCGAGCAACACCTCGTCAAACGGATCATCGGCGTGGGTGGAGATCACGTGGTCTGTTGCGACGAGAAAGGTCGACTGACGGTCAACGGTCAGCCGATCAACGAGACGTATCTGGACGCGGGCGTCAAGCCGAGCCTGACCAAGTTCGACATTCGAGTGCCCAAGGGCCAGCTATGGATGATGGGCGATAACCGAGGAAACTCGGCCGATTCCCGCGCCCACGACGAAGACGGCGGCGGGTCCGTCGGTTCCGTCCCCGAGGCCAAGGTCACTGGCAAGACGCTGGCAGTGGTCTGGCCATTCGGTCACATAGGGCGGCCCGAGGACGCATCGGCGGTGTTCGATCAGGTCCCGGACCCGTGA
- a CDS encoding ribonuclease HII, with protein sequence MSPSTPTLRVERSLQREGYTLLAGMDEVGRGALAGPVSVGVVVIDDRTRTVPKGVRDSKLLSQAARERMVPKVRRWATAYAVGHSSAAEIDELGIMACLRLAGTRALAQLDIVPDLIILDGNHNWLIDPQRQGLLGLLDPPERPLPPVRTMIKADLKCSSVAAASVLAKVERDQMLAHMAQEFPHYGWAGNKGYSAKEHLDALDVHGPCVQHRRSWRRFATDTDVTSAQPQNENVRQA encoded by the coding sequence GTGAGCCCAAGCACACCGACTCTGCGGGTTGAGCGCTCGCTACAGCGCGAGGGATACACCCTGCTCGCGGGCATGGACGAGGTTGGTCGGGGTGCGCTGGCCGGGCCGGTCTCGGTGGGTGTCGTGGTGATCGACGATCGCACTCGTACGGTCCCCAAAGGCGTTCGTGACTCCAAGCTGTTGAGTCAAGCGGCCCGTGAACGCATGGTGCCGAAGGTCCGCCGATGGGCAACGGCCTATGCCGTGGGTCATTCCAGCGCCGCCGAAATCGACGAACTGGGCATCATGGCCTGCCTGCGCCTGGCGGGGACACGGGCACTGGCCCAATTAGACATCGTTCCGGACCTCATCATTCTGGACGGCAACCACAACTGGCTCATCGACCCACAGAGGCAAGGCCTCCTTGGACTCCTGGATCCCCCCGAGCGTCCGTTGCCGCCAGTGCGCACCATGATCAAGGCCGACCTGAAGTGCTCATCGGTAGCCGCTGCGAGTGTGCTGGCGAAGGTCGAGCGAGACCAGATGCTGGCTCACATGGCGCAGGAGTTTCCGCACTACGGCTGGGCTGGGAACAAGGGATACTCCGCTAAGGAGCATTTGGATGCGCTCGACGTTCATGGACCGTGCGTCCAACATCGTCGGTCGTGGCGACGTTTCGCGACTGACACCGACGTGACGTCTGCGCAACCGCAGAATGAGAATGTGAGGCAGGCATGA
- a CDS encoding DUF2469 domain-containing protein: MSAEDLERYETEQELALYREYRDVVGLFSHVVETERRFYLCNDVDVQVRGEGSEVFFDVRMTDAWVWDVYRSARFVKKVRVITFKDVNVEEIAKSDLEVPKGGSFPS, encoded by the coding sequence ATGAGCGCAGAAGACCTGGAGCGCTACGAAACCGAGCAGGAGTTGGCCCTCTATCGCGAATACCGCGATGTGGTGGGCCTATTCAGCCACGTCGTCGAGACCGAGCGACGGTTCTACCTCTGCAACGACGTCGACGTGCAGGTACGAGGCGAGGGGAGCGAGGTCTTCTTTGACGTACGGATGACCGACGCGTGGGTGTGGGACGTCTACCGGTCAGCGCGATTCGTCAAGAAGGTCCGAGTCATCACCTTCAAGGACGTCAACGTCGAAGAGATCGCCAAGTCCGATCTAGAAGTGCCCAAAGGCGGGTCGTTTCCCTCATGA
- the panC gene encoding pantoate--beta-alanine ligase, with product MTTVRTVADLRAALAPERAAGRRIGLVPTMGALHDGHAALIRAAAAECDVVVVSVFVNPRQFEDAGDLAAYPRDEVRDAELARNAGADLMFIPNLDEVYPTGFATSVRVTGVSETLEGAARGPVHFDGVATVVTKLFTMTGPDAAYFGRKDAQQVVVVRRLVTDLNLPVEIRAIDTVREPDGLALSSRNVRLTANDRSRALVLRRALQAVRTAYESNARDPEEAREAGMIPLREQGIEPEYLALVDPDTLQPVASMAERPVLVAVAAKVGDVRLIDNELLS from the coding sequence ATGACCACGGTCCGCACGGTGGCCGATCTTCGCGCTGCGCTTGCCCCAGAGCGCGCTGCCGGACGGCGCATCGGGCTGGTGCCAACCATGGGCGCCCTGCACGACGGGCATGCCGCGCTGATCCGCGCCGCCGCCGCAGAGTGCGATGTCGTAGTCGTGTCAGTCTTCGTGAACCCCCGGCAGTTCGAGGACGCAGGGGACCTTGCGGCGTACCCACGTGATGAGGTGCGCGACGCCGAACTCGCCAGGAACGCCGGTGCCGACCTGATGTTCATCCCCAACCTCGATGAGGTGTATCCCACCGGTTTCGCCACGTCCGTGCGCGTGACGGGTGTCAGTGAAACCCTGGAAGGCGCCGCCCGCGGGCCGGTGCACTTCGACGGGGTGGCGACCGTGGTCACGAAGTTGTTCACCATGACTGGCCCGGACGCGGCCTACTTCGGGCGGAAGGATGCCCAACAAGTGGTCGTGGTGCGCCGACTCGTCACTGACCTCAACCTCCCAGTGGAGATTCGAGCCATCGATACGGTGCGCGAGCCAGACGGCCTTGCCTTGTCCAGCCGCAACGTGCGACTCACGGCGAACGACCGATCAAGGGCCCTCGTCCTGCGGCGTGCACTGCAGGCGGTGCGAACGGCCTACGAATCCAATGCGCGTGACCCCGAGGAGGCTCGGGAGGCAGGCATGATTCCGTTGCGGGAGCAAGGGATTGAGCCTGAATACCTCGCGCTGGTCGACCCGGACACTCTGCAGCCAGTAGCCAGCATGGCGGAGCGCCCGGTGCTGGTCGCGGTCGCGGCCAAGGTGGGCGACGTCCGCTTGATTGACAACGAGTTGCTGTCCTGA
- the panB gene encoding 3-methyl-2-oxobutanoate hydroxymethyltransferase yields the protein MSTRPDPSTTDATRRPVSVTGVARMKERGERIVMVTAYDFPSARVAERAGVDVVLVGDSGAMTVLGYDSTVPVTVDEMLVLVRAVRRGLQTPLLVGDLPFGSYELSDEQAVATALRFVKEGGCEAVKLEGGGPTSAARARAIVAAGIPVMGHVGLTPQTANALGGYRAQGRTVDAALRVAREAAALQEAGCFSLVFEAVPTAVAGEIMARTTVPVIGIGAGEVTDGQVLVFHDLLGIRDGQGARFVKRYADLQDAMVAGVQAYAEDVRSGDYPQAEHSYAIDGQVLAEFRNALS from the coding sequence ATGTCTACTCGCCCAGACCCGTCCACGACTGACGCCACTCGGCGTCCGGTGTCGGTGACCGGTGTTGCCCGCATGAAGGAACGGGGCGAGCGCATTGTCATGGTCACTGCCTACGACTTTCCGAGCGCACGTGTCGCTGAACGTGCGGGCGTCGACGTCGTGCTTGTGGGCGACTCCGGCGCCATGACCGTGCTCGGATATGACTCGACGGTGCCCGTGACTGTCGACGAGATGCTGGTCTTGGTTCGCGCGGTGCGGCGCGGTCTCCAGACGCCGCTGCTCGTCGGCGATCTTCCTTTCGGGTCCTATGAGTTGTCCGATGAGCAGGCCGTCGCCACGGCTCTGAGATTTGTGAAAGAGGGCGGCTGTGAGGCGGTCAAACTCGAAGGTGGCGGGCCGACCTCGGCCGCTCGCGCGCGAGCGATCGTCGCCGCCGGGATACCCGTGATGGGGCACGTCGGGCTGACGCCGCAGACCGCGAACGCCCTTGGTGGTTACCGCGCGCAGGGACGCACTGTGGACGCGGCGCTGCGGGTCGCGAGAGAGGCGGCGGCGCTGCAAGAAGCGGGCTGCTTCTCACTCGTATTCGAGGCCGTACCGACCGCAGTCGCTGGCGAGATCATGGCGCGAACGACGGTGCCAGTTATTGGCATTGGGGCAGGCGAGGTCACCGACGGCCAGGTCTTGGTGTTCCACGACCTGCTCGGAATACGCGATGGTCAAGGCGCTCGCTTTGTGAAGCGTTACGCCGATCTGCAGGATGCGATGGTGGCCGGAGTGCAGGCATACGCCGAGGACGTGCGTTCAGGCGACTACCCGCAGGCAGAGCACAGTTATGCCATTGATGGTCAGGTGCTCGCAGAGTTTCGGAATGCCCTGAGTTAG
- a CDS encoding YraN family protein has product MMTNGSATENPRGALGRFGEETAARYLLAHGYEVLARNWRCGREGELDVVALSPQRDCVVVVEVKTRRSTQYGSPLEAVTWAKARRLRRLAGAWCQANEPSAPYVRIDVIGVLVLGDRPPQITHVEAVGS; this is encoded by the coding sequence ATGATGACAAATGGATCCGCGACCGAAAACCCGCGCGGTGCGCTGGGACGGTTCGGCGAAGAGACTGCTGCTCGCTACCTGTTGGCGCACGGCTATGAGGTGTTGGCGCGGAACTGGCGCTGTGGTCGTGAAGGCGAGCTCGACGTGGTGGCGCTCTCACCGCAGCGTGACTGTGTGGTGGTCGTTGAGGTCAAGACCCGGCGGAGCACGCAGTATGGGTCGCCCTTGGAGGCCGTTACCTGGGCCAAGGCTAGGCGTCTGCGTCGACTTGCTGGGGCGTGGTGTCAGGCCAACGAACCCAGCGCTCCGTATGTGCGCATCGACGTGATCGGAGTCCTGGTCTTGGGCGATCGACCACCTCAGATCACACATGTCGAGGCGGTGGGCTCATGA
- a CDS encoding YifB family Mg chelatase-like AAA ATPase, with product MSLGRTRSVALSGLEGRIVEVEADLASGLPYFAVSGLPDAACAQAPARVRAAVTNSGLPLPGQRILVNLSPASLPKTGARFDLAIAMAVLAASQTVPPEEVANAVHLGELGLDGTVRAVTGVLPAVLAAEAAGIRTVVVPLANGPEAALVDGMTVLAVNDLTEAVQQHRARHRGVPLEPREMPLPGRRSDQSPPDLADVAGQDEARVALEIAAAGGHHLAMIGPPGAGKTMLAERLPGLLPTLNRDAALEATAVHSVLGELDGRLLIDRAPFVAPHHGASMTAIIGGGSGRVQPGAVSRANHGILFLDEAPEFRRDVLDALRQPLEGGLVRIARGDRVVSYPANFQLVLAANPCRCGKRYGSGAGCTCSPVVQRTYLAKLSGPLMDRVDLQLSVFPVTRAALRSEPGESTAVVAERVAAARELQGRRWAGTPWATNSQVPGSILRERNWRLPATETRMLDRALERGSLTLRGYDRCLRVAWTVSDLGGRERPTSDDLLRALALRGAVSEAA from the coding sequence ATGAGTTTGGGGCGAACACGAAGCGTCGCGCTTTCGGGCCTAGAGGGCCGCATTGTTGAGGTCGAGGCGGATCTCGCATCGGGTCTCCCATATTTCGCCGTCAGCGGCCTACCGGATGCTGCATGTGCTCAGGCACCGGCTCGGGTGCGCGCAGCGGTGACAAACTCCGGGCTGCCGCTTCCTGGGCAACGGATCCTGGTCAATCTGTCGCCGGCTTCCCTTCCGAAGACAGGAGCGAGGTTTGACCTCGCGATCGCGATGGCGGTGCTGGCCGCGAGTCAGACGGTGCCGCCCGAAGAGGTCGCCAACGCGGTGCATCTTGGCGAATTGGGTCTCGACGGGACCGTCCGGGCCGTGACGGGAGTCCTGCCTGCGGTGTTGGCGGCCGAGGCTGCGGGCATCCGTACCGTCGTGGTTCCTTTGGCGAACGGGCCGGAGGCCGCGCTGGTTGATGGCATGACGGTTCTCGCGGTGAACGACTTGACCGAGGCGGTGCAGCAACATCGGGCACGCCATCGAGGAGTGCCACTGGAGCCGAGGGAGATGCCCCTTCCAGGTCGCCGAAGCGATCAATCACCACCGGACCTGGCGGATGTCGCAGGCCAGGATGAGGCGCGAGTGGCACTGGAGATTGCTGCGGCAGGCGGCCACCACCTCGCCATGATCGGACCACCGGGCGCAGGCAAGACCATGCTGGCCGAACGTCTCCCGGGTTTGCTCCCCACCCTGAACCGGGATGCCGCGCTGGAGGCTACCGCCGTGCACTCAGTCCTCGGTGAACTGGATGGGCGGCTACTCATTGATCGCGCGCCTTTCGTGGCGCCCCACCATGGCGCCTCGATGACCGCCATCATCGGAGGTGGGTCCGGGCGCGTGCAGCCAGGCGCGGTGTCTCGTGCGAACCACGGAATCCTGTTCCTCGACGAGGCCCCAGAGTTTCGACGAGACGTACTGGATGCATTACGTCAGCCGCTTGAAGGCGGTCTCGTTCGGATCGCCAGAGGTGATCGCGTCGTGAGTTATCCGGCTAACTTTCAACTTGTCTTGGCGGCCAACCCGTGTCGCTGTGGGAAGAGGTACGGATCCGGTGCGGGGTGCACCTGCTCGCCCGTCGTGCAACGCACCTACCTCGCCAAATTGTCCGGCCCCCTCATGGACCGTGTTGATCTCCAACTCTCGGTATTTCCGGTGACGCGCGCGGCGCTTCGCAGCGAGCCCGGCGAATCGACTGCCGTGGTCGCTGAACGGGTCGCGGCAGCACGCGAATTACAGGGCCGACGATGGGCCGGGACGCCCTGGGCAACGAACAGCCAGGTCCCCGGATCGATTCTCAGAGAACGGAACTGGCGGCTTCCGGCGACCGAGACCCGCATGCTTGATCGTGCTCTTGAGCGCGGCAGCCTGACCTTGCGTGGCTATGACCGCTGCCTACGCGTGGCATGGACGGTCAGTGATCTTGGCGGCCGAGAGAGGCCAACGTCTGACGACTTGTTGCGCGCGCTCGCGCTTCGGGGTGCGGTCAGCGAGGCGGCATGA
- the dprA gene encoding DNA-processing protein DprA — translation MSYSPERRARMAFARLTEPCSKQARVEINDFGYVDALARVLAGQSRLSGTVCGRAQQLDLDREVRATTLCQSRVVIPGDPDWPTGFDDLEHPPHCVWVRGGGRLSDLAAVGVAVVGARGSTSYGNHVAAELGYGLTAQGAVVVSGAAFGIDAAVHRGALAADGPTVAALACGVDRAYPAAHADLLDQIVRDGLIVSEAPPGALPLRSRFLARNRLIAAASRGTIVIEAGRRSGSLNTAGWAVTLGRPVGAVPGPVTSAASAGTNAWIREHAAELVTATDEVIELVGEMGADLAEEPRGPRRPEDDLDPTEMAVWEAVSPHRVRQAQQVAVDAGVDLAQCQVLLAGLEVRGFVGRDHHGWRRTP, via the coding sequence ATGAGTTACTCACCTGAACGACGAGCCCGCATGGCGTTTGCTCGACTGACTGAGCCGTGTTCGAAGCAGGCGCGGGTCGAGATCAATGACTTTGGCTATGTGGACGCATTGGCGCGCGTTCTCGCGGGGCAGTCGCGGCTGTCCGGGACGGTCTGCGGTCGTGCGCAACAGCTCGACCTCGATCGAGAGGTGCGGGCTACCACGTTGTGTCAGTCGCGAGTCGTCATTCCGGGGGACCCGGACTGGCCTACCGGCTTCGACGACCTGGAGCACCCACCGCACTGTGTGTGGGTACGAGGCGGCGGGAGGCTCTCGGACCTGGCCGCTGTTGGTGTCGCCGTCGTGGGTGCCCGAGGCTCGACCAGTTATGGGAACCATGTGGCCGCCGAGCTCGGATATGGACTCACCGCGCAAGGCGCTGTCGTCGTGTCGGGGGCGGCCTTCGGCATCGACGCAGCCGTGCACCGGGGCGCGCTTGCTGCTGATGGGCCAACCGTCGCGGCCCTCGCGTGCGGGGTAGATCGGGCCTACCCGGCTGCACATGCTGATTTGCTGGACCAGATCGTGCGAGATGGCCTCATCGTGTCCGAGGCGCCACCGGGCGCATTGCCGCTCCGCTCGCGCTTCTTGGCACGTAATCGGCTGATCGCGGCCGCGAGTCGAGGGACGATCGTGATTGAGGCGGGCCGGCGCTCTGGTTCACTCAATACTGCTGGCTGGGCGGTGACCTTAGGACGTCCGGTGGGTGCCGTTCCAGGCCCGGTCACGTCTGCCGCGAGCGCGGGAACCAATGCGTGGATTCGCGAGCATGCCGCAGAACTGGTGACCGCAACCGATGAGGTGATCGAGCTGGTCGGCGAGATGGGAGCAGACCTCGCCGAAGAGCCCCGCGGCCCGCGGCGGCCGGAGGATGATCTTGACCCGACCGAAATGGCGGTGTGGGAGGCGGTGAGTCCCCATCGCGTCCGGCAGGCCCAGCAGGTTGCCGTGGATGCTGGCGTAGATCTCGCGCAGTGCCAGGTACTCCTTGCTGGCTTGGAGGTGCGCGGCTTTGTTGGGCGAGATCATCACGGCTGGCGGCGGACTCCATGA
- a CDS encoding TetR/AcrR family transcriptional regulator gives MSSPNLGPRPSGAAAQITQAARELSADRGLHGWTMRDLERAAHASPSTIYHHTSGRQELLQSVVESILEEVEVPPPDVPDYREAFRKLTGDLYCAVTPYPGTAAWLMALGPKIPKGAQILELGIGWLLAAGVRPAGLACAQILSTALGVIASADAGRGSKLNSSAILDRLKATTNASPSRKEVVAYMSNFVVGDQELPAAARDFFDAAVDVVLAGVHAGYRDGSIRGAARFSTP, from the coding sequence ATGAGTAGTCCAAACCTGGGCCCGCGCCCATCCGGCGCGGCCGCGCAAATTACTCAGGCAGCGCGAGAACTTAGCGCCGATCGGGGCTTGCACGGGTGGACTATGCGTGACCTGGAGCGAGCGGCACACGCGTCACCGTCGACGATCTACCACCACACCTCCGGACGGCAGGAGCTACTTCAAAGCGTGGTGGAATCCATCCTCGAGGAGGTCGAGGTACCGCCACCGGATGTCCCCGATTACCGCGAAGCCTTCCGCAAACTCACAGGAGACCTCTACTGCGCCGTCACTCCCTACCCTGGCACCGCAGCCTGGCTCATGGCCTTAGGTCCCAAGATTCCCAAAGGCGCGCAGATTCTGGAATTGGGGATCGGATGGCTTCTCGCGGCGGGGGTCCGTCCCGCCGGGCTAGCGTGCGCCCAGATCCTCAGCACTGCGCTCGGCGTGATCGCCAGCGCAGACGCAGGTCGAGGGAGCAAGTTGAACAGCTCGGCCATCTTGGATCGGCTCAAGGCCACCACCAACGCCTCCCCATCCCGCAAGGAAGTCGTGGCGTACATGTCCAACTTTGTGGTGGGCGACCAGGAGCTTCCAGCCGCCGCCAGGGATTTCTTCGATGCAGCAGTCGATGTCGTCCTCGCCGGTGTACATGCTGGATACCGTGACGGTTCCATCCGAGGCGCCGCCCGCTTCAGCACTCCCTAG
- a CDS encoding tyrosine recombinase XerC: MTDLRDALPAFERHLRAERNRSAHTTRAYCGDVEHLIHHLDEVGTSTWDEVRLSDLRSWLAAMAQAGAARSTVSRRSAAVRTFFRWARRTNVVAIDPSLRLVAPRRNRHLPGVLRPHDATDLMDLAAVAADDADPAHVRNRAMLELLYASGIRVSELVGLDLDDLDVDQRVVRVIGKGDRERTVPFGIPAAAALEAWLVQGRPQLVRSTSGAAVFLGVRGGRIDPRQVREEVHRLLAHLPDAPDLGPHGLRHSAATHLLDGGADLRMVQELLGHASLATTQIYTHVSTERLRSSFQQAHPRA; this comes from the coding sequence GTGACCGATCTACGGGACGCTCTCCCCGCGTTCGAGCGCCATCTCCGCGCCGAACGCAATCGGTCGGCGCACACCACACGGGCCTACTGCGGCGATGTCGAGCACTTGATTCACCATCTTGATGAGGTCGGCACCTCGACATGGGACGAGGTGCGCCTGTCGGATCTGCGCTCCTGGTTGGCTGCGATGGCCCAGGCCGGAGCCGCCCGCTCCACGGTGTCGAGGCGTTCTGCGGCGGTCCGTACGTTCTTTCGGTGGGCGCGGCGTACGAACGTCGTCGCCATCGACCCCTCACTACGCCTCGTCGCGCCACGCCGCAACCGACACCTTCCGGGAGTCCTGCGCCCCCACGACGCGACTGACCTGATGGACCTTGCCGCAGTGGCGGCTGATGACGCCGACCCTGCCCACGTCCGCAATCGCGCCATGCTCGAGTTGTTGTATGCCAGCGGAATCCGCGTGAGCGAGCTGGTGGGCCTCGACCTCGACGACCTCGACGTCGACCAGCGGGTGGTGCGGGTGATCGGGAAGGGCGACCGTGAACGAACCGTGCCGTTTGGGATTCCGGCAGCCGCAGCCCTCGAGGCATGGCTGGTGCAGGGGCGCCCTCAGTTGGTGCGGAGTACCAGTGGGGCTGCGGTCTTCCTTGGGGTGCGCGGCGGCCGGATCGATCCGCGGCAGGTACGCGAAGAGGTGCACCGCTTGCTCGCGCACCTTCCGGATGCACCGGATCTGGGCCCGCACGGCCTACGGCACAGCGCGGCAACTCATTTGCTGGACGGGGGAGCAGACCTGCGCATGGTCCAAGAACTGTTGGGGCACGCAAGTCTCGCGACGACACAGATTTATACCCATGTTTCGACCGAGCGACTGCGCTCTTCGTTCCAACAGGCCCATCCTCGGGCCTAA